A genomic window from Salvia hispanica cultivar TCC Black 2014 chromosome 5, UniMelb_Shisp_WGS_1.0, whole genome shotgun sequence includes:
- the LOC125188925 gene encoding DNA-directed RNA polymerases I and III subunit RPAC2 — protein sequence MEHGSYQDQSQATFTLTDEDHTLANSIRYILNQDPRVSFVGYSIPHPSDARVNIRVQTTGDPAREVLKDSCEDLMLLCKHVTNTFDQAVAEFKSRPKKPVTESMDTSP from the exons ATGGAGCACGGTTCATATCAGGATCAATCGCAAGCAACATTCACATTGACAGATGAGGACCATACTCTAGCAAACTCAATTAGATATATTCTTAATCAAGA CCCCAGAGTATCATTTGTCGGTTACAGCATACCACACCCTTCTGATGCTCGGGTGAACATAAGAGTGCAAACTACTG GTGACCCAGCACGCGAGGTGTTGAAAGATTCGTGTGAGGATCTAATGCTTCTATGCAAGCATGTTACGAACACCTTTGATCAGGCTGTTGCGGAGTTCAAGAGTAGGCCAAAAAAGCCAGTCACAGAATCCATGGATACTTCACCTTAA
- the LOC125189317 gene encoding ubiquitin-conjugating enzyme E2 27-like: MVDFGRVQKELQECNKDFEVCGIKVSPKGDTNLSHLLGTITGPVATPYEGGTFKIDITLPDGYPFEPPKMRFVTKVWHPNISSQSGAICLDILKDQWSPALTLKTALLSVQALLSAPEPD; the protein is encoded by the exons ATGGTAGATTTCGGTAGGGTTCAGAAGGAATTGCAGGAATGCAATAAAGACTTTGAGGTTTGTGGGATAAAGGTCAGCCCTAAGGGTGACACTAATCTCTCCCACCTGCTTGGTACAATCACTGGTCCTGTTGCTACACCTTATGAAGGCGGCACCTTCAAGATAGACATTACTCTGCCTG ATGGTTACCCTTTTGAGCCTCCCAAAATGCGGTTTGTAACTAAAGTGTG GCACCCAAATATTAGCAGTCAAAGTGGTGCCATATGCCTTGATATCCTGAAAGACCAATGGAGCCCAGCGCTGACTTTGAAAACAGCACTTCTTTCTGTTCAAGCATTATTATCTGCTCCCGAACCTGAC